The following proteins are encoded in a genomic region of Cervus elaphus chromosome 15, mCerEla1.1, whole genome shotgun sequence:
- the MRLN gene encoding myoregulin, whose product MMCKNWILISTTTPTSLEDEIVGRLLKILFVIFVDFLSIIYVVITS is encoded by the coding sequence ATGATGTGTAAAAATTGGATATTAATTTCTACTACTACCCCCACAAGTCTAGAAGATGAAATTGTGGGAAGACTTCTAAAAATTTTGTTTGTAATCTTTGTTGACTTCCTGTCTATTATATATGTTGTTATAACTTCTTAG